Proteins encoded by one window of Hafnia alvei:
- a CDS encoding DUF2867 domain-containing protein: MTPQRILVLGASGYIGQHLIPKLAEEGHSVRAAARRIDWLREQAWPRVECQYVDLHKPETLPAAVADIDVVYYLVHGMGDSHDFVTGEINAAQNTCEALRDSGVKQIIFLGALQPNGDSSRHLVARKETGDALRASGIPVTELRASIIIGPGSAAFEVMRDMVYNLPILTPPRWVRSKTSPIALENLLTYLTELLNHPAIGNRVFDVAGPEYISYQTMFERFIALSGKKRWMIPLPIPTRWVSVYFLSMITSVPTTISRALIEGLKHDLPAHSTAIERLIPQALIKFDQAVQDTLDKEAEVVNSADWGYDPEARERWRPGYGFYPKHAGYEQETSASPEALWHVVQQIGGKEGYFYANILWAIRARMDDMIGNKVAYGRPDGDTLALGDLVDGWKVITVKPLRQLAMMFGMKAPGLGRLTFTIEDKGDKRVLDVRAWWHPAGFSGLLYWFAMMPAHLFIFRGMSKKITKLAEAYDRENKQR, translated from the coding sequence ATGACCCCACAAAGGATTTTAGTGCTGGGTGCCAGCGGCTATATCGGACAACACCTGATCCCAAAATTAGCTGAAGAAGGCCATTCAGTCAGAGCCGCCGCACGCCGCATTGACTGGCTACGTGAACAGGCTTGGCCACGCGTCGAATGTCAGTACGTCGATCTTCATAAACCAGAAACCCTACCCGCCGCCGTGGCTGATATTGATGTCGTTTATTATCTGGTTCACGGCATGGGTGATAGCCATGATTTCGTGACCGGTGAAATTAATGCAGCCCAAAATACCTGCGAAGCACTGCGCGATTCAGGCGTGAAACAAATTATTTTTCTCGGCGCCCTTCAGCCCAACGGCGATTCATCACGTCATTTAGTGGCACGTAAAGAAACCGGTGATGCACTTCGCGCCAGCGGAATTCCAGTGACCGAACTGCGCGCAAGCATCATCATCGGCCCGGGCTCCGCCGCTTTTGAAGTGATGCGTGATATGGTTTATAACCTACCGATCCTCACGCCGCCACGCTGGGTGCGTTCAAAAACATCGCCGATAGCCCTTGAGAATCTGCTGACCTATCTCACCGAGTTACTGAACCATCCCGCTATCGGCAACCGCGTGTTTGACGTTGCAGGCCCTGAATACATCAGCTATCAAACCATGTTTGAGCGGTTCATTGCCTTGAGCGGTAAAAAGCGTTGGATGATCCCGCTGCCAATCCCAACGCGTTGGGTTTCTGTCTATTTTCTCAGTATGATCACGTCGGTTCCCACCACGATTTCCCGTGCGTTGATCGAAGGTCTAAAACACGATCTTCCCGCGCACAGCACCGCCATTGAACGACTCATTCCCCAAGCGCTGATCAAATTCGATCAGGCTGTACAAGACACGTTGGATAAAGAGGCCGAAGTCGTGAACTCTGCCGACTGGGGTTACGATCCTGAAGCCCGCGAGCGCTGGCGGCCGGGCTACGGTTTCTATCCAAAGCACGCCGGATATGAGCAAGAAACCAGTGCCTCTCCAGAAGCCCTATGGCATGTGGTTCAGCAAATCGGCGGCAAAGAAGGCTATTTCTACGCCAATATTCTCTGGGCTATCCGCGCTAGAATGGACGATATGATCGGCAACAAAGTGGCCTATGGTCGGCCTGATGGCGATACCCTCGCGCTAGGCGATTTGGTCGACGGCTGGAAAGTGATTACGGTAAAACCCCTGCGCCAGTTAGCCATGATGTTTGGCATGAAAGCCCCCGGCCTTGGTCGCCTAACTTTCACCATTGAAGACAAAGGCGACAAACGCGTTCTGGATGTACGTGCGTGGTGGCATCCCGCAGGATTCAGCGGCCTGTTGTATTGGTTTGCCATGATGCCCGCTCATCTGTTTATTTTCCGTGGCATGAGCAAAAAAATAACCAAGCTTGCCGAAGCCTACGATCGGGAAAATAAGCAGCGATAG
- the ltaE gene encoding low-specificity L-threonine aldolase, with protein MRLAMSRAEVGDDVYGDDPSVNLLEQEAAELTGKEAALFLPTGTQANLVALLTHCQRGEEYIVGQKAHNYLFEAGGAAVLGSIQPQPIDAAADGTLPLDVVASVIKPDDVHFARTKLLCIENTHNGKVLPLDYLQQAWVFTREKGLALHVDGARIMNATVALNVPLSTLTQYCDTLTICLSKGLGAPIGSLLCGSAEYIKQARRWRKMVGGGMRQAGILAEAARYALLNNVERLREDHDNAQWLANELSAIGVEVLAPGAQTNMLFLKVPAHEAAQLGGWMKERGVLMSAGPVTRIVTHLDVSRSDLEKLVSLWKEFKQSINTQSSTTASKAIYG; from the coding sequence ATGCGTTTAGCCATGTCTCGTGCCGAAGTCGGCGATGATGTTTATGGTGACGACCCCAGCGTTAACCTGCTTGAACAAGAAGCCGCCGAGCTTACCGGTAAAGAAGCCGCACTGTTTTTACCAACGGGTACACAAGCAAATTTGGTAGCGCTGCTGACACATTGCCAACGTGGTGAAGAGTATATCGTTGGACAAAAGGCGCATAACTATCTGTTTGAGGCCGGTGGCGCTGCGGTTCTCGGCAGTATCCAGCCACAGCCCATTGATGCCGCAGCCGATGGCACTTTGCCGCTCGACGTCGTCGCCAGCGTTATCAAACCCGATGATGTTCATTTTGCGCGCACCAAGCTGCTGTGCATCGAAAATACCCATAACGGTAAAGTTTTACCGCTCGACTATCTGCAACAGGCATGGGTATTCACGCGTGAGAAAGGCCTTGCTCTGCACGTCGACGGCGCGCGTATTATGAATGCCACGGTGGCGCTTAACGTCCCCCTATCGACGCTGACACAGTACTGCGACACGCTTACCATTTGCCTTTCCAAAGGACTGGGCGCGCCGATTGGTTCGCTTTTGTGCGGCAGCGCTGAATACATCAAGCAAGCACGTCGCTGGCGTAAAATGGTCGGTGGTGGGATGCGTCAGGCCGGTATTTTGGCCGAGGCGGCACGCTATGCGTTGCTCAACAACGTTGAACGTCTGCGAGAAGACCACGATAACGCGCAGTGGCTGGCGAATGAACTCAGTGCCATTGGGGTCGAAGTTTTGGCACCAGGAGCACAAACTAACATGCTGTTCCTCAAAGTCCCTGCGCATGAAGCCGCTCAATTAGGCGGATGGATGAAAGAGCGCGGCGTACTGATGAGTGCAGGCCCGGTCACGCGTATTGTGACGCATCTCGACGTCTCACGTTCAGATTTGGAGAAACTGGTTTCCTTATGGAAAGAGTTTAAACAATCTATCAATACTCAGAGCAGCACCACAGCCAGCAAAGCTATTTACGGCTAA
- the poxB gene encoding ubiquinone-dependent pyruvate dehydrogenase, producing the protein MKQTVATLVAKTLDQAGVKRIWGVTGDSLNGLSDSLLRMGTIRWIGTRHEEVAAFAAGAEAQLTGQLAVCAGSCGPGNLHLINGLFDCHRNHVPVLAIAAHIPSSEIGSGYFQETHPQELFRECSHYCELISNPEQLPQALEVAMRQAILKKGVSVIVLPGDVALRPAPEDANPVWHTPLLPRVLPPESELEAFKNILESGKKITLLCGSGCEGAHDELIQFAEKIKAPIVHALRGKEHVEWDNPYDVGMTGLIGFSSGYHAMMNADTLILLGTQFPYRAFYPTNATIVQVDTNAASIGSHCAVNLPLLGDVKSTLQALLPKLETHSDRQFLDQALEHYHKARKDLDALATSNDDQPIHPQYLAQQISELASEDAIFTCDVGTPTVWAARYLKMNGKRRLLGSFNHGSMANAMPQALGAQGSHPDRQVIALCGDGGFTMLMGDFLTLAQQKLPVKIVIFNNSVLGFVAMEMKAGGYLTDGTDLHNPDFAAIANAAGIKGIRVEKASELNSALAEAFAHDGPVVVDVVTAKQELAMPPQIKFEQAKGFSLYMLRAIINGRGDEVVELAKTNWLR; encoded by the coding sequence ATGAAGCAAACTGTTGCAACCCTAGTCGCTAAAACACTCGATCAGGCTGGCGTAAAACGTATTTGGGGCGTCACCGGCGACTCCTTAAACGGCCTTAGCGATAGCCTATTAAGAATGGGAACCATACGTTGGATTGGCACACGCCATGAAGAAGTCGCGGCTTTTGCCGCCGGTGCCGAAGCACAGCTTACCGGACAGCTCGCTGTCTGCGCGGGGTCCTGTGGGCCAGGCAACCTTCATCTAATCAATGGCCTGTTTGATTGTCACCGCAACCACGTTCCGGTACTCGCCATCGCGGCGCACATCCCTTCCAGCGAAATCGGCAGCGGCTATTTTCAAGAAACACATCCACAAGAGCTGTTTCGTGAATGCAGCCATTACTGTGAACTCATTTCCAACCCAGAACAGCTCCCTCAAGCGCTCGAAGTGGCAATGCGTCAGGCCATTCTCAAGAAAGGCGTTTCGGTCATTGTGCTACCGGGTGATGTTGCACTGCGTCCCGCACCGGAAGATGCCAACCCCGTTTGGCACACGCCTTTGCTGCCTCGCGTTTTACCACCGGAAAGCGAGTTGGAAGCCTTTAAAAACATTCTGGAAAGCGGCAAAAAAATCACCCTGCTGTGCGGCAGCGGCTGTGAAGGTGCCCATGACGAGCTGATCCAATTTGCGGAAAAGATAAAAGCGCCGATTGTTCATGCGCTGCGCGGTAAAGAGCACGTGGAATGGGATAATCCGTATGACGTTGGGATGACGGGTCTTATCGGCTTCTCCTCGGGCTACCATGCCATGATGAACGCCGATACCCTGATTTTGCTCGGCACCCAGTTCCCGTACCGTGCGTTTTATCCAACTAACGCCACCATCGTGCAGGTGGATACCAATGCGGCCAGCATCGGTTCGCACTGCGCCGTCAATTTACCGTTGCTCGGCGATGTGAAATCAACGCTCCAAGCGCTGCTGCCTAAGCTTGAAACTCACAGCGATCGCCAGTTCTTGGACCAAGCGTTAGAGCACTACCACAAGGCGCGTAAAGATCTGGATGCACTGGCGACCTCCAACGACGACCAGCCGATTCATCCACAATATTTGGCGCAGCAAATCAGCGAACTGGCCAGCGAAGATGCCATCTTTACCTGCGATGTCGGCACGCCAACCGTATGGGCTGCGCGCTATCTCAAAATGAACGGCAAACGCCGTTTGCTGGGATCGTTCAACCATGGTTCCATGGCTAACGCAATGCCACAGGCCCTAGGTGCGCAAGGAAGCCACCCCGATCGTCAGGTTATCGCCCTATGCGGTGACGGTGGATTTACCATGCTAATGGGCGATTTCCTCACGCTGGCTCAGCAAAAATTGCCGGTCAAAATTGTTATTTTCAACAATAGCGTGTTGGGATTTGTGGCGATGGAAATGAAGGCCGGTGGCTATCTCACCGATGGTACCGACTTACACAATCCTGACTTTGCGGCCATTGCGAACGCCGCAGGGATTAAGGGCATTCGGGTAGAAAAAGCCTCTGAGCTAAATAGCGCGCTGGCTGAAGCTTTCGCTCACGATGGGCCGGTCGTCGTCGACGTGGTTACCGCCAAGCAAGAGCTGGCTATGCCGCCGCAGATCAAATTTGAACAGGCAAAAGGCTTCAGCCTTTATATGCTACGCGCCATTATTAACGGTCGCGGTGACGAAGTGGTGGAACTAGCCAAAACCAACTGGCTGCGCTAA
- the hcr gene encoding NADH oxidoreductase, which translates to MTMPTPLCPNQMQVHSIHQETPDVWTISLICHDFYRYHPGQYALVSIRDSEETLRAYTLSSSPGQSKFITISVRCLPDGEGSRWLTQEVHPGQQLWLSDAQGEFTCANAPADRYLMLAAGCGVTPIMSMTRWLLANRPEAHVQVIFNVRTPRDVIFANEWRDLDARYSQLKLTLMAESEATTEFLTGRITRETLEQICPDIASRTVMTCGPAPYMKAVKQLALDLGVPAQNFYQEQFQVVADNDADGATLKLTTNTPLHTYHAPVGATLLFAMEQNKLPIQAACRAGVCGCCKTRILSGDYTTSSTMTLTPDEIAQGYVLACSCQLNSDVVIA; encoded by the coding sequence ATGACAATGCCAACTCCCCTCTGCCCTAATCAGATGCAGGTGCATTCCATTCATCAGGAAACGCCGGACGTCTGGACAATTTCTCTTATTTGCCACGATTTCTACCGTTATCATCCGGGGCAATATGCGCTGGTGAGCATTCGTGATAGCGAAGAAACGCTGCGCGCTTACACGCTGTCTTCGTCTCCGGGGCAAAGTAAATTCATTACGATCAGCGTGCGTTGCTTGCCCGACGGCGAAGGCTCGCGCTGGCTGACACAGGAAGTTCATCCGGGGCAACAGCTGTGGCTGTCCGATGCGCAAGGCGAATTCACCTGCGCCAATGCCCCCGCCGATCGCTACCTGATGCTGGCCGCTGGCTGTGGTGTGACGCCGATTATGTCCATGACCCGCTGGCTATTGGCGAATCGTCCAGAAGCCCATGTGCAGGTTATTTTCAATGTGCGAACCCCACGCGACGTGATTTTTGCCAATGAGTGGCGCGATCTTGATGCACGTTATTCACAGCTGAAGCTAACGCTCATGGCTGAAAGCGAGGCTACCACAGAGTTTTTGACCGGTAGAATTACGCGTGAAACGCTGGAACAGATTTGCCCTGATATTGCTAGCCGCACCGTGATGACCTGTGGCCCTGCGCCTTACATGAAAGCGGTCAAACAACTCGCGCTCGATCTGGGCGTTCCAGCGCAAAACTTCTATCAAGAACAGTTCCAAGTGGTAGCCGATAACGATGCCGATGGTGCAACGCTCAAGCTCACCACCAATACGCCGTTGCATACCTATCATGCACCGGTGGGCGCAACGCTGCTGTTCGCGATGGAACAAAACAAGCTTCCTATTCAGGCGGCCTGCCGCGCAGGGGTTTGTGGTTGCTGTAAAACCCGCATTCTTAGCGGCGATTACACCACCAGCAGCACCATGACGCTGACGCCGGACGAAATCGCGCAAGGGTATGTACTTGCCTGCTCTTGCCAGCTAAATAGTGATGTCGTTATTGCATAA
- the hcp gene encoding hydroxylamine reductase, with product MYCVQCEQTIRTPAGNGCSFAQGMCGKTAETSDLQDLLVAALQGLSAWALKARELGIIDHNIDNFVPRAFFSTLTNVNFDSERIVGYAREALEMRDALMMACRAVDANAQVDHPLADLQLAGSDLATLRKQAEEFALNNDKAEIGDDVHGLRMLNLYGLKGAAAYMEHAHVLGQYSDDIYAEFHAYMAWLGTQPRDVDTLLNNAMGIGKMNFNVMAILDKGETDAYGHPTPTSVNVRPVAGKAILISGHDLKDLRMLLEQTEGTGVNVYTHGEMLPAHGYPELKKFKHLVGNYGSGWQNQQTEFAKFPGPILMTSNCIIDPNVGNYTDRIWTRSIVGWPGARHLEGDDFSQIIAQAQVCEGFPYNEIEHMITVGFGRQTLLNAADTVIDLVSQKKLRHVFLVGGCDGSRAERSYFTDFARAVPQDCLILTLACGKYRFNKLDFGTLEGLPRLLDVGQCNDAYGAIMLAVKLAETLGCGVNDLPLSLVLSWFEQKAIVILLTLLSLGVKNIYTGPTAPGFLTDNLLAILNEKFGMRSISTVEADMTEILGA from the coding sequence ATGTACTGTGTCCAATGTGAACAAACCATCCGAACGCCTGCGGGTAATGGCTGCTCTTTCGCCCAAGGTATGTGTGGCAAAACTGCTGAAACGTCTGACCTACAAGATCTGCTGGTTGCAGCATTACAAGGCCTGTCTGCATGGGCACTGAAAGCACGCGAGCTGGGCATTATCGACCACAATATTGATAACTTCGTGCCTCGCGCCTTCTTCTCTACGCTGACTAACGTTAACTTCGATTCAGAACGTATCGTCGGTTATGCCCGTGAAGCGTTGGAAATGCGCGATGCGCTGATGATGGCCTGCCGCGCGGTTGACGCGAACGCACAGGTTGATCATCCATTAGCTGATTTACAGCTGGCGGGTTCAGACCTTGCCACGCTGCGCAAACAGGCTGAAGAATTCGCGCTCAACAACGATAAAGCAGAAATCGGCGACGACGTTCACGGCCTGCGCATGCTAAACCTGTATGGTTTGAAAGGTGCGGCGGCCTATATGGAACACGCCCACGTTCTCGGCCAGTACAGCGATGATATTTATGCTGAATTCCACGCCTATATGGCATGGTTAGGTACTCAGCCACGCGACGTTGATACCCTGCTGAATAATGCTATGGGCATTGGCAAAATGAACTTCAACGTGATGGCGATTCTGGACAAAGGTGAAACCGACGCTTACGGTCACCCAACGCCAACCTCCGTTAACGTTCGCCCTGTTGCAGGCAAAGCCATTCTGATTTCAGGTCACGACCTGAAAGACCTGCGTATGCTGCTGGAACAAACCGAAGGGACTGGCGTAAACGTCTATACCCACGGTGAAATGTTACCTGCACACGGCTACCCTGAACTGAAAAAATTCAAGCATTTGGTGGGTAACTACGGCAGCGGCTGGCAGAACCAGCAAACCGAATTTGCCAAGTTCCCTGGCCCAATTTTGATGACCTCTAACTGCATCATCGATCCTAACGTCGGTAACTACACTGACCGTATTTGGACCCGTAGCATCGTTGGCTGGCCAGGTGCGCGTCATTTAGAAGGTGACGATTTCAGCCAGATCATCGCTCAGGCTCAAGTGTGCGAAGGCTTCCCATACAACGAAATCGAACACATGATCACCGTCGGTTTTGGTCGCCAGACCTTGCTGAACGCAGCAGATACCGTCATCGACTTAGTGTCACAGAAAAAACTGCGCCACGTCTTCTTGGTGGGTGGCTGTGACGGTAGCCGCGCTGAACGTAGCTACTTCACCGATTTCGCCCGCGCCGTGCCTCAAGATTGCCTGATCTTGACCTTAGCCTGCGGTAAATATCGTTTCAACAAACTGGACTTCGGTACTCTGGAAGGCTTGCCACGCTTGCTGGACGTCGGTCAGTGTAACGATGCCTACGGCGCAATCATGTTAGCAGTGAAACTGGCTGAAACATTAGGCTGTGGCGTGAACGATTTGCCACTGAGCTTGGTTCTGTCTTGGTTTGAACAGAAAGCTATCGTGATCCTGCTGACCCTACTGTCTCTGGGTGTGAAGAATATCTACACCGGCCCAACGGCTCCGGGCTTCTTGACCGACAACCTGCTGGCCATTCTGAATGAAAAATTCGGCATGCGTTCCATCTCCACGGTTGAAGCAGATATGACCGAAATTCTGGGCGCGTAA
- a CDS encoding lysine exporter LysO family protein translates to MYSGLLIILVPLLLGYLIPLRQKSLVVLINRLLSWMVYVILFFMGISLAFLDNLSENLWLIFQYASVFFICIIVANLIALLLLEKKRPWVVPHKQEELPSRLHMALESLKLCGVVVGGFALGLTQWSWLSYASHGSEYALIFLLLLVGLQLRNSGMSLKQIILNRRGMIIAVLVCVSALVGGAIAALLLGLPIKTGLAIASAYGWYSLSGIMMTDAFGPVIGSAAFFNDLARELFAIMMIPTLVQRSRSSALGLCGATSMDFTLPVLQRSGGLELVPAAIVHGFALSLIAPVLMAVFSS, encoded by the coding sequence ATGTACTCGGGACTGCTCATTATCTTGGTGCCGCTTCTGCTCGGCTACCTAATCCCTCTACGCCAAAAGAGCTTAGTGGTATTAATCAACCGTCTGCTTAGCTGGATGGTTTACGTTATTCTGTTTTTTATGGGCATCAGCCTCGCCTTTCTCGATAACCTCAGCGAGAACCTGTGGCTTATTTTTCAGTATGCTTCGGTATTCTTTATTTGCATCATCGTGGCCAATCTTATTGCGTTACTGCTACTGGAAAAAAAGCGCCCTTGGGTTGTACCCCATAAACAGGAAGAACTCCCTTCCCGTCTGCACATGGCGCTGGAATCGCTCAAGCTGTGCGGCGTAGTGGTGGGTGGTTTTGCGCTCGGTTTAACGCAGTGGTCATGGCTCAGCTACGCCTCTCACGGCAGTGAATATGCGCTGATCTTCCTGCTGTTGCTGGTCGGATTGCAGCTGCGTAATAGCGGCATGTCACTCAAACAAATCATTCTTAACCGCCGCGGCATGATTATCGCCGTGCTGGTGTGTGTGAGCGCGTTGGTCGGCGGTGCCATCGCGGCCCTGTTGCTGGGACTGCCGATAAAAACGGGTTTAGCCATTGCGTCTGCCTACGGCTGGTACTCCCTTTCAGGGATCATGATGACCGATGCGTTTGGCCCGGTGATCGGCAGCGCGGCCTTCTTTAACGATCTGGCGCGTGAATTATTTGCCATTATGATGATCCCCACGCTGGTACAGCGCAGCCGCTCATCCGCGTTGGGCCTGTGCGGCGCAACATCTATGGACTTCACGCTGCCGGTTCTACAACGCAGCGGTGGCTTAGAATTAGTGCCTGCCGCCATCGTTCATGGCTTTGCCTTAAGCCTGATCGCTCCGGTTCTGATGGCCGTTTTCTCCTCATAA
- a CDS encoding ATP-dependent endonuclease: protein MYLERIEIVGFRGINRLSLTLDENTVLIGENAWGKSSLLDALTLCLSPNADLYHFESQDFYFPPGDEGAKERYLQIIFVFCESDVGHHNAPRYRPLSSLWQNGDDRFQRIYFRQEGELCDDGTVCTWRSFLDQNGEPLQLHHVDKLAREIVRLHPVLRLRDARFIRRLRPNVLAERQIPDQAEVAQQLDDLTREMVRNPQKLSNSELRQGLNAMQLLLEHYFAEQGQQPQNSRRRKRHSDEVHGRQAWRSLENMNQMVAESGSRNMRLILLGLFSTLLQAKGAITLDPHARPLLLVEDPETRLHPIMLSVAWGLLNQLPLQKITTTNSGELLSLVPVDRVCRLVRQSNRVATYRIGPQGMSPEDSRRIAFHIRFNRASTLFARCWLLVEGETEVWLLNELARQCGYHFETEGIKVIEFAQCGIRPLVKFARHMGLEWHVLVDGDDAGRKYAAAVRALTEHAKENERDRLTALPAPDMEHYMYREGFASVYHDIAGLPSNVPLSARKVITKAIHRSSKPDLAISVAAQAEVWGRDSVPALIKGMFSRVIWLARGKAE from the coding sequence ATGTATCTAGAACGGATCGAAATTGTCGGATTCAGAGGGATAAATCGCCTCTCTTTGACGCTGGATGAGAATACGGTTCTTATCGGCGAAAATGCGTGGGGCAAATCGAGCCTTTTGGATGCGCTGACGCTGTGTCTTTCACCTAACGCCGATCTCTATCACTTCGAATCGCAAGATTTTTATTTTCCTCCCGGTGATGAAGGCGCAAAAGAGCGCTATCTACAAATTATCTTTGTATTTTGTGAGTCGGATGTAGGGCACCACAACGCGCCCCGTTATCGACCCCTGTCGTCGCTATGGCAAAATGGGGACGACCGTTTTCAACGCATCTATTTTCGTCAGGAAGGCGAGTTGTGTGACGATGGCACGGTGTGTACGTGGCGTTCTTTTCTCGATCAAAATGGCGAGCCGCTTCAACTACATCACGTCGATAAACTGGCGCGTGAGATTGTTCGGTTGCATCCGGTGCTACGCCTGCGCGATGCGCGCTTTATTCGCCGACTGCGTCCGAACGTATTAGCAGAACGCCAGATCCCCGATCAGGCGGAAGTGGCCCAACAGCTTGACGATCTGACGCGTGAAATGGTGCGTAACCCGCAGAAGCTGAGCAACAGCGAACTGCGTCAGGGCTTGAATGCCATGCAGTTGCTGCTGGAACACTATTTTGCTGAACAGGGGCAACAGCCGCAGAACTCGCGCCGTCGAAAGCGTCATAGCGACGAAGTACACGGGCGTCAGGCATGGCGTTCGCTCGAAAATATGAATCAAATGGTGGCTGAATCCGGTAGCCGAAATATGCGGTTGATTTTACTTGGGCTGTTTTCAACGCTATTGCAGGCTAAAGGTGCGATCACGCTCGATCCTCATGCGCGGCCGCTGCTGCTGGTGGAAGATCCTGAAACTCGCCTGCATCCCATCATGCTGTCGGTGGCGTGGGGGCTGCTCAATCAGCTGCCGCTGCAAAAAATCACCACTACCAACTCGGGCGAATTGCTTTCGCTGGTGCCGGTTGATCGCGTATGTCGTTTGGTGCGCCAGTCAAACCGCGTGGCAACCTATCGTATTGGCCCGCAGGGGATGTCACCTGAAGATAGCCGGCGGATTGCCTTCCACATTCGATTTAATCGGGCATCGACACTGTTTGCTCGTTGCTGGCTGTTGGTTGAGGGTGAAACGGAGGTTTGGTTGCTCAATGAGCTTGCGCGCCAGTGCGGCTACCATTTCGAAACGGAAGGGATCAAGGTTATTGAGTTTGCCCAGTGCGGTATTCGTCCGCTGGTGAAATTTGCGCGCCATATGGGACTTGAGTGGCACGTGCTGGTGGACGGCGACGATGCGGGGCGTAAGTATGCCGCTGCGGTACGTGCGTTGACCGAGCATGCTAAGGAGAACGAACGCGATCGTCTGACCGCGCTACCTGCGCCGGATATGGAGCATTACATGTACCGTGAGGGGTTTGCGTCGGTGTATCACGATATCGCAGGCCTACCGAGCAACGTACCGCTGTCAGCGCGTAAGGTGATCACCAAAGCGATACACCGCTCATCTAAACCCGACTTAGCTATTTCTGTGGCGGCACAGGCTGAAGTTTGGGGCAGAGATTCTGTGCCTGCGCTTATCAAAGGGATGTTTTCACGGGTGATTTGGTTGGCACGCGGTAAGGCTGAGTAG
- a CDS encoding VirK/YbjX family protein → MSQISVERTADSSMTGFQLFNSLVKGDLKPGRLWHAKNYRVKFALRTLLAPVTTIKLLENIAAIPSCQDVLLAQPRLPCKLHHPYLNVHFKRQDAVKAIGEHYQMMDDALPQSILRKIYNAKPYYLCEMTGKNGQLFRIGISPIDSLNKEGELSLLFYNDEGTMLSECTFTLLTYLGKKTLFVGGLQGPKRSVPHELIQTATKECHGLFPKRLLMQALCLFANSVGCEQILAVGNDTHIYKNWRYNKKKSSKMMSDYDSFWLSIGAETTQEGYFRLPLTIARKSLEEIASKKRAEYRRRYQLLDDLESAAHAALSR, encoded by the coding sequence ATGTCTCAAATCAGCGTCGAACGCACAGCAGATTCATCCATGACGGGTTTCCAACTCTTTAATTCTCTCGTAAAAGGAGACTTAAAGCCGGGGCGTCTTTGGCATGCGAAAAATTACCGCGTGAAATTTGCGCTCAGAACGTTGCTAGCCCCAGTCACAACGATAAAGCTGCTGGAAAACATTGCGGCTATCCCTAGCTGTCAGGACGTGCTTTTAGCCCAGCCACGCCTGCCGTGTAAGCTTCATCATCCCTATCTGAATGTTCACTTCAAGCGCCAAGATGCCGTCAAAGCCATTGGCGAACACTACCAGATGATGGATGACGCGTTGCCGCAGAGCATTTTGCGTAAAATATATAATGCCAAACCCTATTATCTGTGTGAAATGACAGGCAAAAACGGCCAGCTATTCCGTATCGGGATCAGCCCAATTGATAGTCTGAATAAGGAAGGCGAGCTGTCGTTATTATTTTATAACGATGAAGGCACCATGCTTTCTGAATGCACCTTTACCTTGCTCACCTATTTAGGTAAAAAAACGCTGTTCGTCGGTGGATTACAAGGGCCAAAACGTTCGGTCCCGCATGAGCTTATTCAAACCGCTACTAAAGAATGCCATGGTTTATTTCCTAAACGCCTTTTGATGCAGGCACTTTGCTTATTTGCCAACAGCGTGGGATGCGAACAGATATTAGCCGTGGGCAATGACACCCATATCTATAAAAACTGGCGCTACAACAAAAAGAAAAGCAGCAAGATGATGTCAGACTACGACAGCTTCTGGCTCTCAATCGGCGCAGAAACAACGCAGGAAGGTTATTTCCGCCTGCCACTAACGATTGCCCGAAAATCGTTGGAAGAAATCGCCAGCAAAAAACGGGCAGAATATCGTCGCCGTTACCAGTTGCTGGACGATCTGGAATCCGCAGCTCACGCGGCACTGAGTCGCTAA
- the cspD gene encoding cold shock-like protein CspD has translation METGTVKWFNNAKGFGFICPVNGGEDIFAHYSSIQMEGYRTLKAGQQVQFNVQEGPKGNHANAIVPIEVEMTA, from the coding sequence ATGGAGACGGGTACTGTTAAATGGTTCAATAATGCTAAAGGTTTTGGCTTTATCTGTCCTGTGAATGGCGGCGAAGACATTTTTGCTCACTATTCTTCAATTCAGATGGAAGGTTACCGCACACTGAAAGCTGGGCAACAGGTCCAATTTAATGTGCAAGAAGGCCCTAAGGGCAACCACGCCAACGCCATCGTTCCCATCGAAGTAGAAATGACGGCCTAA